One segment of Pseudophryne corroboree isolate aPseCor3 chromosome 10, aPseCor3.hap2, whole genome shotgun sequence DNA contains the following:
- the LOC134967003 gene encoding fish-egg lectin-like yields MLHILALFLVCAGAAAEPQCKVIPGNLKQVDAGSGQVWGVNNGGSIYRYVSNNWQNIPGSLIHVSVGPAGVWGNNQNYNIYTYVNNNWMLVSGLLKQEDAGGNKFVVGVNSANAIYCLNQGQIVPPVANPTWTGLDGSLKYYSCGPFGCWGVNSNNNVYYRYNVSPTSCQGTQWQLVDGYLVMVEVGTDGSVYGVNSDGYVFYRNGVTSASPTGTSWALVNFTFSIKHVSYDAGYLWLLSQNGDIFRCKVSGSVIVNI; encoded by the exons AACCCCAATGCAAGGTGATTCCTGGAAATCTGAAGCAGGTGGACGCTGGTAGTGGACAAGTGTGGGGTGTGAATAATGGTGGCAGCATTTACCGCTATGTGAGTAATAACTGGCAGAATATTCCAGGAAGTCTCATCCATGTGTCGGTGGGCCCAGCTGGTGTTTGGGGGAACAACCAAAATTACAATATCTACACGTACGTAAATAACAATTGGATGCTTGTGTCAG GTCTCCTGAAGCAGGAGGATGCTGGAGGGAACAAGTTTGTGGTTGGTGTCAATTCGGCTAATGCAATTTACTGCCTGAATCAGGGACAAATAGTTCCCCCAGTTGCAAATCCAACATGGACAGGCTTAGATGGGAGTCTGAAATATTACAGCTGTGGCCCCTTTGGCTGTTGGGGAGTGAACAGCAACAATAATGTATATTACCGCTACAACGTGAGCCCCACAAGCTGCCAGGGAACTCAATGGCAGCTAGTAGATGGCTATCTAGTCATGGTGGAAGTCGGCACTGATGGCTCTGTGTATGGTGTGAACTCAGATGGATATGTGTTCTACAG GAATGGTGTCACTTCTGCTAGTCCTACTGGAACATCGTGGGCACTAGTAAATTTTACTTTTAGTATCAAGCACGTATCCTATGATGCTGGTTACCTGTGGCTTCTCTCACAGAATGGAGACATCTTTAGGTGTAAAGTCAGTGGCTCGGTGATCGTGAACATCTGA